The Streptomyces venezuelae genomic interval TCCTCGAAGTACCAGTCGATGGCGTTCTTCAGCGACGGGCCGACCGTGTGGTTGTACTCGGGGGTGACGACCGCGAAGGCGTCGGCGTCGTGGAGGCGCGCGGAGAGCCGGTCCGAGACCGCCTTCGTCTCGGCGTCGGGCTCCTCGCCGAACGCCGGCATCTCCATGGGGAGCGGGAAGTCCTTCAGGTCGATGAGGTCGACGGTGAATTCGCCGCTCTTCTTCGCCTGCTCGACAAACCAGTTGGCGACTGTCGGGCCGAAACGGCCGCCGCGTACGCTGCCGATGATCACGGCGAGCTTGATGGGGTTCTCCTGCATAGGAAATTCTTCCAATCTGTGTAGCGTCCTGCGTGGCCGGGGCCGAGAGATTTTGGTCCGAGGGGACAATCGCCGGATTCCGCTACCTTTGATCGGCGTAGAGTGTGATGCCAGGCGCGCGATCTCTGGAATCCAGATTCCCCCAGCTCAACCGAAACCATTAGTTAGCATCTTCGACCTGGAATCCGGGGTCAAGGGAATGCAGTTCATATCCGCGTGGAGTTCTACAGATCTTTGTCATGCACGTCAGAGGAACGTCCGGTCCACGTCGGCCGACGGCCGTCCGGGGGTGCCGGCCGCCCCCTGCGCCGCCTGGGCCGCGGCGGCGTGGCGAGCGTCGGGCCACGATTTCGGCACATGACGGGACCTCGGTTTTCAGCCCCTTTTCGAATGCCTATTTCTCGCCACGGCGACCGCGGCGAATGCGTCAAAGGGATCCTCCCGCCTTCTCGGTTCAGTCGATGCCGCGAAAGATGTGGCGGTCGGGGATGTCCCCTTCCTCGCCGGCCAGGAGGACGGGCCGCCCGGATCCGAGCTCGGCGGCAGGCCTTCCCGGGGCCTCGCTCCGGCCGGTGCGGCACGCCGGCCGGTTCTCACGCGTACGTGTGTGCTCGATGGGCGTCTGCATGTCGGGTGTCCGCTCCTCCGCTGTCGGGTTGTGCCTGTCTGCTCCGCATCCGGTTCCCGGGCGGTGCCGCGTCCTTCGCCAGCAGGCACTCCTCCAGGAACCCGAGCGCCCTGAGGTGGTAGGTGCGGGCCGCCCAGCCGAGGCTGATGTTGTGGCCGGCGTCCGGCTGGAGGTCCACCGTCGTCTTCGCCCCCGACAGGGGGCGCCGCAGGGCGGCGATGGCCTCCTCGTCGAACAGCCACCACTGCTCCTGCTCGGCGAAGGTGAAGCGCACGGGCACCCGCACGAGCGCCGCGATGCCGGGATACAGCTCCGGCCACAGCGGCCCCTGCTGCGCCTCGGCGGCCGGAACCGGGCAGATCAGCGCGCGGCCGAGCCGGAAGGCGTCCGGCGGATAGAGCCGCAGGGCTCCCCAGTGCCGTCGCCAGTCACCGTGCCTGCCGGTGCCGGGCAACTGGTGCGGGGCCACGGCGAGGCGGTTGCCGAGTCCGGAGATGTCCAGGCCGATCAGGTCGCCGCCGCGCTCGTCCGCGGCGGCGGCCAGCGCGAGCTTGCCGCCGTTGGAATGGGCGACGAGGAAGAAGCCCGCCCCGATGTCACGGGTGGCGGCGAAGTCGGCCAGCGCGGCGTGCAGGGTGACCGCCTGGTCGATGACGCCCTGCCCGTCGGGCAGCTGCGCGAGGGACAGACCGTAGCCGGGGCGGTCGACGGCCAGCACGGTGTAGCCGAGCTCGGCCCCCAGGGCCAGGAGTGAGAGGCCGGGGCGGGACCGGCTGTCGAAGTAGCCGGCCCGCATGCCGCCGCCGTGGATGGCGACCACCACCGCACGCGGCGGCTGCGTGGCCGGTTCGGCGAGCAGCGCGGAGATCGGGACGCCGCCGGCATCGAGGGTGATCTCACGGATCTCCGGGGCACCGGAATGTGGTGGCTGCGCCATGTGATCAGTACTCCTCGTGCACGGACGGATCGGAAGGTCCCGGGGAGGGGTGACCGGGGAGCCGGCGGTCGGCCCTGCCCGGCGGCCCCTGGCGGCGGCCGAGGCTCCACGCGATACGGCGGCGTACGAGCGTGCGCAGGGGTGTCGCGGTGTACGACCGTGTGGCCAGGCCGGTGTCGGAAGGCATCGTCGGGGGTTTCTCGAGTGTCGTCATCCGGGCTCTCCTGCGCCCGGCTCGGGGCGGCGCACTCCGGCGCGCCAGCTGCGGGGGGCGACGCGGTGGCCGTGCGCGCGGTCGCGGCTGCGCCAGTGGGCGGGGGCGGGGCCCTGCTCCTCTCCGGCGCCCGGCGTGCCGGACATGCGCATGAGGAGGACCACGGCGAGTGCGGCCGTCTCCTCCTCGGTGGGCACACCTCGTTCCACGCGGAAGAGGTGCTCGGCGTCGAGAGCGGGAGTGGGAGTCTGGGTGGTCACGTTCTTTGTCCTTTCCGGACGAGTCCTGGTTCGGATCCGTGGGGGCCGGGCGGTCGGGCCGGCTGAGCGGACCGGCTGAGCGGGCCGACCGAGCGGGCCGACTGAGCGGGCCCCGGACGGACAGACGCCGCCCGCCCTGTACGGAAGGGCGGACGGCGCTGCGTCAGGTCGTGCGAAGGGGGATGCTGGGGGGGGATCACCCGGCGGTCGCGCTCACACCGCCGCCCTCGCCCGGACGGCCTGGAGCAGCCGGGCCTGGGTGAGCATCACCGGATCGGGGGCCGCTCCGGAGCGCACGGCCCGGGCGAACGCGGCCACGGTGCCGGCCACCTGGTCGCCGGCGGGCAGGACCACTTCCTCGCTGCCGCCGCGCCGCTCGACACGGACCAGGGGGCGGTGGTCGGCGGGCGGGGTGAACGCCCGCTCGACGGTGACTCTGCCCTCGCTCCCCCACAGCTCGTACATCGACCGGTATCCGTGGTCGAGGCCGAAGGAGAGCTGCACGCCGACCCCTTCCGGGGTGCGCAGCAGCACCGCGCCCGAGGTGTCGACCGCGTCGGCGGGGCCGTGCGAGAGGGTGGCGCCGACGACTCCGAGCCGCTCGCCCAGGAAGTGCAGGGCGGCCCGCAGCGGGTACACACCGGTGTCCCACAGGGCGCCGCCGCCGAGTTCGGGGCGGTAGCGGATGTCACCGTCGGGCAGTCGGGGCACAGCGAACGACGCCTGGAATCCCCGGAGTTCGCCGATCACACCCTCGGCCACGAGCTTCTCGACGGCTGCGTGCTGGGGGTGATGGACGAACATGACGTTCTCCATCAGGAACAGGCCCGACTCCGTCGCCAGGTCGAACAGTCGCTCCGTGGCGGCAAGGTCGGTCGTGAGCGGCTTCTCCGCGAGGACGTGCTTGCCGGCGCGCAGCGCCGCCTCGACCCACTCGGCGTGCAGGGCCGCGGGCAGCGGCACGTACACCGCGTCGACGTCGTCCCGGGCCAGCAGGGCGGCGTAGCCGTGCACCGGGCGGGCGTCGAACCGTCCGGCGAGCTCGCGCGCCCGGTCGGCGTCGCGGCCCGCGACCGCGGCGACCCGCACGCCGGGCGCCGCCGCCATCGCCGGCAGCATGCGGCGGCGTGCGATGTCCGCGCAGCCGAGGACGCCGATCCGCAGGGCGTCCATCAGGCACCGGCCCCGGTCGCGTGGAGGCAGGCGAGCAGGGTGCGGGCCTGGACGTTGACGTAGCGGCCGTGCCTGACCAGGGAGGTCAGCTGGCCGGGCGTGACCCAGCGGTACCCGGCGGGCGGGTTGAGCGGGGCGGTCTCCTCGTCCGCCTCGACCAGCAGGTAGCGGCTCTCCGCGTTGAGGAACCGGCCTCCCTCCTCCGAGTGCAGCGCCTCGTAGCGGATCCGGTCGGGCCCGGCCGCGAGGACCTCGTCGAGGTAGCGGGGGCGGCCGTCGCCGTCCAGGTGGGAGTAGTTGTCGGGGGTGTACTGGACGGTGGGGCCGAGCTCGATGGTGTCGAGGAAGCCACCCTCGACCCGGGCGTGGACCAGGACGTGGAGCGCCCCGTCGATCCACCGGGTGAGGAAGGCGGCGACGCCGAGCCCGTACGGCTCGAACAGCGGCTGGGTCCAGCCGGAGACCTCGCGGCTGCCCGCCTGGACGGAGACCGCGACGACACGGAAGTACCGGCCGTCCTCGCGGTCGATGGCCTCCTCGCTCCGCTGCCAGCCGGGGAGCCCGTCCAGCGGCACCCGGCGGGCGCTCACGTCGTGCCGGGAGCGCTCGGCGGTGATCCACGACAGCAGCTCCGTGTCGGAGTGCAGTGCGCCGGTGGCCTGGTCCGGGAAGGGCGCGCAGGCCAGGACCGTACGGGAGTCCATGTTGACGACGTTGTCCCGGTGCAGGAGCTCGCCGATCTGCCCCAGGGTCAGCCAGCAGAAGTCGTCGTCGAGCGGGACGTCGCCGACGGCCTCGACGATCATGTTGCGGTTGCTCTTGTGCAGGAACCACGAGCCGTGCTCGGACTGGAGCACGTCGGCCAGGATCCGGCCCTTGCCGGGCCGGACGAAGTAGTCGATGTACTTGACGTCCGCGCCCTCGTGGACCTTGGTGTAGTTGCTGCGGGTGGCCTGCACGGTCGGCGAGAGCTGGAGCAGGTTGCGGTTGCCCGGCTCCATCTTGGCCTGCATGAGGAAGTGCAGGACTCCGTCGAACTCCTTGACCAGGATGCCCAGGATGCCGACCTCGGGCTGCTTGATGATCGGCTGGTGCCACTGGGGGAACGCGCCCCCCTCGTGGGTGACGTGCAGTCCCTCCACGGAGAAGAACCGGCCGCTGCGGTGCACCAGGTTCCCGGTGCCCTCCTCGAACGACCAGCCTTCGAGGGCGTCGAACGGGATCCGGTCGACCCGGAACCGGTGCGCCCTGCGGCGCTCCTCGAGCCAGTCCGGGAAGGCCTCCGTGCTCAGCTGCGCGCCGGCCGTGCTCGCCGCCGACCGGGCTATCCGGTCGGCGATCGCAGCGTCCTCGCGGGCTTGCAGGGCAGTCTGGCCGACTGCGGTCGTGACGAACGTAGCCGACATGGCGTACTCCTGAGGTTGGGATGACGGGATATGACGGGTGATCAGGCCGGCCTGGCGTCCGGGGCGCTGTACGGCAGGAGCAGGCCTGCCTCCTCGGCCTGTCGCAGCGACATGGCGTTCGCGTCCTTCTGCGACATCAGGGGCGGCCGGGTCCAGCCCCAGGGAAGGGCCAGGTCGGGGTCGAGCGGGTTGATGTCGATCTGGGTGCCGGGCACGTACACGCTCGACAGGACGTAGGAGATGCACGAGTCGTCGGCGAGGGCGAGGAAGCCGTGGCCGACGCCTTCGGGAACGAAGACCGACCGGCCGGACTCGGGGTCCAGGACGTTGCTCGCGGACTGTCCGAAGGTGGGCGAGCCCGGCCGCAGGTCCACCACGAAGTCACGCAGTGCCCCCCGGACGCAGGTGACGAACTTCGCCTGTCCCGGGGGGCTGGTCACGCTGTGGATGCCGCGCAGGGTGTTCTCCTGCGACACCGAGTAGTTGATCTGGCGCGGTACGAAAGTCCGCCCCATGACCGTTTCGAACTCGTCCGCCCGCATTCCTTCGAAGAAGGATCCGCGCTCGTCCTTACGGAGTTCCGGAGTGACGACGAACACCCCGGGAATTTCCAACTCTGCTATGTGCACTGCCGTTCCACATCCCTGTCGAGGTGATTTCCTCAGATGGCGCCGCACGGACGTCTGCCAGGGGATGCGGCGCACACGTGCCGCTACGCTCTACTCGGCGAAAACCGGAGGCAAGTGAATTGCCGGAGGTTTCACGTCAGTTGACGGAAGAGTTGCTCGATTTGACGAGGATCTGCCGGAAGAAGTCCTCGCTCTGCGTGCCGGTGACGGTGGGGCCCGCGCTGAACGCGAACACCGGAACACCCCGCACGCCGAGCCGGCGCACCCGGTCGAGTTCCGCCTGGAGCGCCGCGCCGGCCGGTTCCCGCACGATGACGCCGAGTTCCTCGGCCAGGGCGGCGAGGACGGCCGGGTCGCCGATGTTCAGCCCGTCGGTGAAGTGTGCGCGGAAGAGCCGCTCGACGGCCTCCTCGCCCTTGCCCTGCCCGCTCGCCACCGCGATGAGGTGGTGCGCGCCGAAGGTGCTGGTGGCGATGGCCCGGTCGTAGTTCAGCTCCAGGCCGTCGCGCACCGCGTCCGCGGCGACCTGGGTGGTGTGCGCGGCGGCCTCCTCGCCGAACACCTCGCGCAGCGCGTCGAGCAGCGGCTCGCCCTCGCCGGTCGCCTCCGGTGCCAGCTGGAAGGGGCTGAAGGTGAATTCGACGTCGCCGCCGGACGCGCGGTGCTTGGCGACCGCCTTGGCGAGCCTGGTGTATCCGATGTAGGACGCGGCGCAGATGACGTCGAGGACCATCTCGATGCGTACGGGCTGCGGTTGTGCCGGCATGGGGGTCTCCTGCTTCAGGGAAGGACGGTGGGGAGTGAGTGAGCGGTGGCGGGTTCGATCATGCCGTGGCGGTCGGCGTCAGACTGCGTTTCCGTCGCCTTCGTCACGTCGCAACGGGAAGGTGCGGCGCTCCAGTTCGGCCACGATGTCGGCCGGGCCCGGCTGGTCGAGGAGGTCCTGGCGGAGCACGTCCGCGCCCTTGCGGAAGCCGGGCTCGGTGAGGATCCGGGCGAGTTGGTCCCGGACCGCTCCCACGGTGAAGCGGGGCGTGTCGACGACGAGCCCGGCCCCGCGCTCCTCGACGTACCGCGCGGTGTCGAGGAAGTCACCGCGCACACCGGGGGCGATGAGCTGGGGAACGCCCTGGGTCGCGGCCGCCGTGAAGGTGCCGCCGCCGCCGTGGTGCAGGATCGCCGCGCAGCTCGGCAGCAGCAGGGTCAGCGGGACGTAGTCGACGGTCCTGACGTTCTCGGGGAGGGTGCCCAGGGAGGCGAGCTGCTGCGCGTTGGCGGTGACGACCAGTTCGGCGTCCAGCTCCGCGAGCCCTTCGAGGAGCTCGCCGAGCGGGATGTGGCCCTCCTTGGAGCGCTCGCGGGTGGTGACCCCGAGCGAGACGCACACCCGCGCCCGCTCCGGGTGCTCGAGGAGCCACTCCGGTATCTCCGACCCGCCGTTGTACGGGACCATGCGCACCGGCACGGTCGGCAGGCCCAGCGGCAGCGCCAGCCGGGGCGGCACCGGGTCGACGGTCCACTGTCCGAGGAGCATCTCCTCGTCCACCTCGTACCCGTGTCGCCGGGCGAGGGGGCGGACCACACCGGTCAGCGGGTCCTCACCGGGGGCGAACAGCGTCCGCGACCAGGCGAAGTAGTCCAGGCCCCACAGCAGGCGGGCGTGCGCCGCACCGGCGGCCCGCGCGGCGATCGGTGAGGGGATGCACGCGGGGTCCCAGAGCACGAGGTCGGGCTTCCACCGGCGGGCGAACGCGACCAGTTCGTCCGTGAAGGTGACGCCGCCGGGGCCCGGCTCGGCCGGGTAGTAGAAGGGCAGGGCGGGAAGTATCCGGCGGTGGAAGAAGTCCCAGAGGTGTGCCTCGGACGCCGAGGGGACGACGTTGTCCCACGGGTCCGGCTGCTCGCTCTCGCTCTCCTCCTCCCCCTCCGTCTTCGGCGTGTGGTCGAGCGGATCGCCCAGGCCCACCGCGGTGAGTCCGGCCGCCGTGATCGGGCCGGCCAGATCCGGCTGGCTGACCACGCAGACGTCGTGCCCGGCGCTCTTGAGCGCCCAGGCCAGCGGCACGACGGGGTAGAGGTGGGCCGTCGCCGGGAGGATGGTGAACATGACGCGCATCGCGCACTCCTGGGAAATCGTGGTGGGGCTTTTCGGTGGCCGTCCGGGGGGCGCCGGTGACGGCGACCTGGTCAGGCCGGTGGCGGGCCGACGCTGGTCGGGGGCGGGCCGACAGGGCTCGTGGGCGGGGAGACCGGGACCGCCGCTCTCCCGCCGGCCGGCGCCGCGGGAGGGGTCTCCGATGTCATCCGCGAGCCGCCACGAACTCCCGCACGGAGGAGGCGACATAGTCGATCATCTCGTCGGTCAGTGCCGGATAGACGCCGACCCAGAAGGTCTGCTCGGTGATGATGTCGCTGTTGGTGAGGTCGCCGACGACGCGGTGCGGCGCGTCGATGTAGGCCGGGTGGCGGGTCAGGTTGCCGGCGAAGAGGCGACGGGTGCCGATCTTCCGGTCCTCCAGGAAGTCCACCAGTTCCGCCCGCTTGAACGGCGCCTCGGGGTCCACGGTGAGCGCGAACCCGAACCAGCTCGGGTCGCTGCGCTCGGTGGCGCGGGGCAGGACCAGGTGCGGAACGCCCTCCAGGCCGTCCCGCAGCCGGCGCCAGTTGCGGCGGCGGGCGTCGACGAAGGTGTCCAGCTTCTCGAGCTGCGTCAGCCCGAGGGCGGCCTGGATGTCGGTGGCCTTCAGGTTGTAACCGACGTGCGAGAAGATGTACTTGTGGTCGTAGCCCTCGGGCAGCGTGCCCATCTGGTACTTGAAGCGCTTGAGGCACTTGTTGGTCTCGCCCGGCTCGCACCAGCAGTCCCGGCCCCAGTCGCGCAGCGACTCCACGATCCGGGCGAGGGCCAGGTTCGACGTCAGTACGCAGCCGCCCTCCCCCATGGTCAGGTGGTGGGCCGGGTAGAAGCTGACGGTCGCGAGGTCGCCGAAGGTACCGGTCAGCTGCCCGTCGTAGGTCGAACCGACCGCGTCGCAGTTGTCCTCGATCAGGAACAGGTCGTGCTCCTCGGCGAGTTGGGCGATCTCCGCGACCTCGAAGGGGTTGCCCAGAGCGTGCGCGATCATGATGGCCCTGGTCTTCGGGCCGATCGCCGCGGCGACCCGGGCGGCGGTGGTGTTGTAGGTGCCCAGCTCCACGTCGACGAAGACGGGGATGAGCCCGTTCTGGATGATCGGGTTGACCGTGGTGGGGAAGCCCGCCGCGACGGTGATCACCTCGTCGCCGGGCCTCAGCCGGCGGTCCTCCAGGAGGTGCGAGGTGAACGCCGTCATGGCGAGGAGGTTGGCGGACGAGCCGGAGTTGGTCAGATGCGCCTTGCGGCGCCCCATCTTGCGGGCGAACCGCGACTCGAACTTGCGGGAGCTCGGTCCGGCGGCGATCCGCATCTCCAGGGCGGCCTCGACCAGGGCCGTGCGGTCGCTCTCGTCGAGGACCGCGCCCGCGGGCCAGATCTCCGTGGTACCGGGGACGAACCTGCCGTCGGGCAGGGTGTCCTGGTGGAACTTGCGGACCTCGTCCAGGGCGATGTCCTTGTGGACGCTCATGTCTTCCTCTCCATGGCTGTCTGCGTGGTGAGCTCTGTGCGTGCGGCGCCGAGCAGGTCGCTCAGCGAGGTGTCCAGGTCGCGGGCGGGCGACCACTTCAGGACCCGGCGGGCCCGGGTGATGTCGAGCTGCTGCCACTCGGCGTCGGTACGGCGCGGGTCGCCCGCGTCCTCGACGATCCGCACCTGCAGTCCGCTCAGCGCGACCAGCCGGTCGACGATCCGGCGCATCGGCCGGGCCGCCCCGCTGCCTATGTTGATGACCGGGTGGTCCTGGCGCGGCGCCCCGGCCGCCGTGAGGACGGCGTCCACCACATCCCGTACGTCGACGAAGTCACGGTGCGCCCGCAGCGGCGCCAGGCGCAGCTCCACCGGGTCCGCCGTCGGTCCTGCCGCGACCTGGGCCTCGGCCAGGCGGGCCCCCACCGCGCCGAGCAGACTGCCTCGGTGGGTGCCGGGTCCGCAGACGTTGGCGAGGCGCAGCACGATCGCGTCCAGCCCCTCGGTCCGTACGGCGTCGAGCACGGCCCGGGTGCCGCCGAGCTTGGAGCGCCCGTAGTCGGTGACCGGGGCGGGCTCGTGGTCCTCCCGGGTTCCGGCACCGACGGTGCCGGGGCCGTACTCGTGGACGCTGCCGAGGTGGACGAGGCGGGGCGGGGCGGGAAGCTCGGCGAGGGCGGCGGCCAGGGTGACGACGGCGTCGCAGTTGGCCGCGGCCATCTCCTCCGCGCCGGCCCCCCAGGCCCGGCCGGACGCGTTGACGACGACGCCGGGGCGGACGTCGCGCAGCAGCGCGGCCAGCGGGCCCGGGTCGGCCGCGGTGAGGTCGACCCGGTGGGCGCCGTGGCGGGCGGACGGGACGACCTGGGCGCCCGCGGCCGCGAAGCCGGCCGTGATGTGGCGGCCCAGGAATCCCGTGCCGCCCAGCACGAGCACCGTGGGGGCACCGCTGTTCACCCGGCCGTCCCGGGCGCGCCGGCCGCGTCCGTGCCGTGCTTGGTGCCCTTCCACCAGTTCGGGTTGTCGCGGTACCAGTCGACGGTGGACGCGAGGCCCTCCTCGAAGGGGATGCGCGGGGCGTACCCGAGCTCCTCGCTGATCTTCGTCTCGTCGAGCGAGTAGCGCAGGTCGTGCGCCTTGCGGTCGGCGACGCGGCGGACCTTGGACCAGTCGCTCCCGGTCAGCTCCAGGAGCCGTTCGGTGATGGCCAGGTTGGTCTGCTCGTTTCCGCCGCCGACGTTGTAGATCTCGCCCGCCCGGCCCCGGTTGAGCACCAGGTCGATGGCCCGGCAGTGGTCGTCGACGTGCAGCCACTCGCGGATGTTTCCGCCGTCGCCGTACAGCGGGACCTGCTCGCCCTCGATGAGGTTGGTGACGAACAGCGGGATGAGCTTCTCCGGGTGCTGGTAGGGCCCGTAGTTGTTGGAGCAGCGGGTGATCGAGAGGTTCAGCCCGTGGGTGCGCCAGTAGGAGCGGGCCAGCAGGTCCGAGGAGGCCTTCGACGCGGAGTAGGGGGAGTTGGGCTCGAGCGGCCACTCCTCCGTCCAGGAGCCTTCGTCGATGGAGCCGTACACCTCGTCGGTGGAGACGTGCACGACACGGGGGACCTTGGCGGCGAGGACCGCGTCGAGGAGCCGCTGTGTGCCGGTCACGTTCGTCCGGACGAACTCCTCGGCGGATTCGAGGGAGCGGTCCACGTGCGACTCGGCGGCGAAGTGGACCACCGCGTCGTGGCCGGGCAGCAGCTCGCTCAGCAGCTCGGTGTCGCAGATGTCGCCCTGGACGAAGGTCATGCGGGGGTGCGCGGGCGGGAGGTTGTCGCGGTTGCCCGCGTAGGTCAGCTTGTCGAGGACCGTGACATGACAGCCCGCCCAGTCCTCGAACCCGTCGTCCAGGAGGGTCCGGACGTAGTGCGAGCCGATGAAGCCCGCACCGCCGGTGATCAGGATCTTCTTCATGCCGCCACCTCGACCCGGGTGTGGTCGCCGACGACCAGCCGGTGGTGGACGGTGTCGTTCTCGGCGGGCACCACGGCGGCGGAGCGGCCGATGAGGGAGTGGTGCAGACCGCGCACCTCGGAGACGGTCGCGCCGTCCAGGACGATGGACTGCTCGATGTGCGTGTCGCTGAGCACGCAGTCCTTGCCGATGGAGGTGTACGGGCCGATGTAGCTGTCGGTGATGACCGTGCCCGTGGCGATGACGGCCGGGCCGACGATGCGCGAGCGCACCACCCGGGCGCCCTCCTCGACGACGACCGGTCCGACGAGGGTGCTGTTCTCGTCGACCTGGCCGGCCGTGTGCGGCTTGAGGTCGTCCAGGAGGGTGCGGTTGCACTCCAGGACGTCCTCGACGCGGCCGGTGTCCTTCCAGTAGCCGTCGTACTCGCTGGCGCGGACGTCGGCCCCCTCGGTCACGAGCCACTGGATGGCGTCGGTGATCTCCAGCTCGCCGCGTGCGCTGGGCTCGATGGCGTCGACCGCCGCGTGGATGGCGGGGGTGAAGAAGTAGACGCCGGCCAGCGCGAGATCGCTGCGCGGCTCCTTGGGCTTCTCGACCAGCCGTTCCACCCGGCCCTCGGAGTCGAGTTCGGCGACTCCGAAGGCGCAGGGGTCGGCGACCTTCTGGACGACGATCTGCGCGGCGGGGCGGCTCGCGGCGAACTCCTCGGCGATGCGCTTGACTCCCCCGGTGAGCATGTTGTCACCGAGGTACATCACGAAGTCGTCGTTGCCGAGGAAGGGCCGGGCCAGGCTCACGCAGTGGGCGAGGCCCAGGGGCTTCTCCTGCGGGATGTAGGTGATCTTCACGCCCAGCGCCGAACCGTCTCCGAGGACGGCGCTGATCTGCGGCAGCCGGTCGCCCACGATGATGCCGATCTCGGTGACGCCGAGATCGGAGATGTTCTCCAGGACGTGCTGGAGAACCGGCTTGTTGGCAATGGGTATGAGCTGCTTCGGCATGGAGTAACTGAACGGCCGCAGACGGGTCCCGGACCCGCCCGACAACACCAGGGCTTTCATCGCAGAAACTTCCTCTCGCCCCTGTTTCGGGGGCATGCTCGACTTTTCTCGCTGGGCGAATACATGAGGTTCCGGGGGCCGGGGGTCACCCGCGCCCTCCCTGGGTCCACAGCACGGTCACGTTCAGCTCCGCCATGCGCCAGCCCTCCCGGGTCCGCTCGGCCCGTACGTCGTAGTGGGCGCCGCCGGTGAAGAGCGGGGCGGACCCGTCGTGCGGGACGTGCACGGCGTGGACGTTGGCGCGTATCGAGGCGCGGTCGCCGTCCGCGTCGACGGCGCAGTCGACGACGCAGTTGGTGGCGTAGTGCTGGGTGCCGGCCCACATCGCCTTGGGGGCGCTCATGAACGCCGACAGCCCGTCGATGCCCTGGTGGGTGCCGTTGGGAAGGACCAGCAGGACGTCCTCGGTGAGCAGCGCGCGGTACCAGTCCTCGGTCAGGGGGGCCGGCTCGTCGAGTCCGTGCACGAACCGGTCGACCAGGCCGACCAGTTCGTTCCGGTCCTCCAGGGCGCGCAGTCTCTCCTCCAGATCGGCGGGAGCGGGAGCGAGAGCGGAAGGGAGGGAAGTCATTCGGGTCTCCTTGTCGTGTCTGCACACGTCATGGGCGTACGGAGAAGGCCGGGCTGTCCGCCGCGGTGTGGGGGGTGGGGGTGGGGTGGGGGTGCGCGTTCGTGGTGGTGCCGAGGGCCCGCGGGGCGCGGCTTCCGGCGAAGCCGTCGTCGATGACGGGGCCGCATTCGCGCTCGGGTGAAG includes:
- a CDS encoding NADPH-dependent FMN reductase — encoded protein: MQENPIKLAVIIGSVRGGRFGPTVANWFVEQAKKSGEFTVDLIDLKDFPLPMEMPAFGEEPDAETKAVSDRLSARLHDADAFAVVTPEYNHTVGPSLKNAIDWYFEEWSLKPVGLVSYGGMGGGLRASEHLRQIFAEVHATTVRDMLSFHNAWGDFEKDGQPASPAGSEDAAANLLKQVAWWADALREARSKGMYKLR
- a CDS encoding alpha/beta hydrolase; translation: MAQPPHSGAPEIREITLDAGGVPISALLAEPATQPPRAVVVAIHGGGMRAGYFDSRSRPGLSLLALGAELGYTVLAVDRPGYGLSLAQLPDGQGVIDQAVTLHAALADFAATRDIGAGFFLVAHSNGGKLALAAAADERGGDLIGLDISGLGNRLAVAPHQLPGTGRHGDWRRHWGALRLYPPDAFRLGRALICPVPAAEAQQGPLWPELYPGIAALVRVPVRFTFAEQEQWWLFDEEAIAALRRPLSGAKTTVDLQPDAGHNISLGWAARTYHLRALGFLEECLLAKDAAPPGNRMRSRQAQPDSGGADTRHADAHRAHTYA
- a CDS encoding acyl-CoA carboxylase subunit epsilon, which codes for MTTQTPTPALDAEHLFRVERGVPTEEETAALAVVLLMRMSGTPGAGEEQGPAPAHWRSRDRAHGHRVAPRSWRAGVRRPEPGAGEPG
- a CDS encoding Gfo/Idh/MocA family protein encodes the protein MDALRIGVLGCADIARRRMLPAMAAAPGVRVAAVAGRDADRARELAGRFDARPVHGYAALLARDDVDAVYVPLPAALHAEWVEAALRAGKHVLAEKPLTTDLAATERLFDLATESGLFLMENVMFVHHPQHAAVEKLVAEGVIGELRGFQASFAVPRLPDGDIRYRPELGGGALWDTGVYPLRAALHFLGERLGVVGATLSHGPADAVDTSGAVLLRTPEGVGVQLSFGLDHGYRSMYELWGSEGRVTVERAFTPPADHRPLVRVERRGGSEEVVLPAGDQVAGTVAAFARAVRSGAAPDPVMLTQARLLQAVRARAAV
- a CDS encoding NDP-hexose 2,3-dehydratase family protein is translated as MSATFVTTAVGQTALQAREDAAIADRIARSAASTAGAQLSTEAFPDWLEERRRAHRFRVDRIPFDALEGWSFEEGTGNLVHRSGRFFSVEGLHVTHEGGAFPQWHQPIIKQPEVGILGILVKEFDGVLHFLMQAKMEPGNRNLLQLSPTVQATRSNYTKVHEGADVKYIDYFVRPGKGRILADVLQSEHGSWFLHKSNRNMIVEAVGDVPLDDDFCWLTLGQIGELLHRDNVVNMDSRTVLACAPFPDQATGALHSDTELLSWITAERSRHDVSARRVPLDGLPGWQRSEEAIDREDGRYFRVVAVSVQAGSREVSGWTQPLFEPYGLGVAAFLTRWIDGALHVLVHARVEGGFLDTIELGPTVQYTPDNYSHLDGDGRPRYLDEVLAAGPDRIRYEALHSEEGGRFLNAESRYLLVEADEETAPLNPPAGYRWVTPGQLTSLVRHGRYVNVQARTLLACLHATGAGA
- a CDS encoding dTDP-4-dehydrorhamnose 3,5-epimerase family protein encodes the protein MHIAELEIPGVFVVTPELRKDERGSFFEGMRADEFETVMGRTFVPRQINYSVSQENTLRGIHSVTSPPGQAKFVTCVRGALRDFVVDLRPGSPTFGQSASNVLDPESGRSVFVPEGVGHGFLALADDSCISYVLSSVYVPGTQIDINPLDPDLALPWGWTRPPLMSQKDANAMSLRQAEEAGLLLPYSAPDARPA
- a CDS encoding DsbA family protein produces the protein MPAQPQPVRIEMVLDVICAASYIGYTRLAKAVAKHRASGGDVEFTFSPFQLAPEATGEGEPLLDALREVFGEEAAAHTTQVAADAVRDGLELNYDRAIATSTFGAHHLIAVASGQGKGEEAVERLFRAHFTDGLNIGDPAVLAALAEELGVIVREPAGAALQAELDRVRRLGVRGVPVFAFSAGPTVTGTQSEDFFRQILVKSSNSSVN
- a CDS encoding nucleotide disphospho-sugar-binding domain-containing protein, with translation MRVMFTILPATAHLYPVVPLAWALKSAGHDVCVVSQPDLAGPITAAGLTAVGLGDPLDHTPKTEGEEESESEQPDPWDNVVPSASEAHLWDFFHRRILPALPFYYPAEPGPGGVTFTDELVAFARRWKPDLVLWDPACIPSPIAARAAGAAHARLLWGLDYFAWSRTLFAPGEDPLTGVVRPLARRHGYEVDEEMLLGQWTVDPVPPRLALPLGLPTVPVRMVPYNGGSEIPEWLLEHPERARVCVSLGVTTRERSKEGHIPLGELLEGLAELDAELVVTANAQQLASLGTLPENVRTVDYVPLTLLLPSCAAILHHGGGGTFTAAATQGVPQLIAPGVRGDFLDTARYVEERGAGLVVDTPRFTVGAVRDQLARILTEPGFRKGADVLRQDLLDQPGPADIVAELERRTFPLRRDEGDGNAV